The Infirmifilum lucidum DNA segment CGTAGAGCCCATAGACATACTTGCAGACCTCAAGCGTCTACACTCTAAGGGCGAGAAGTGGGCTGGCATCAATGCGTACACCGGTAAAATAGAGGACATGCTCAAAGCTGGGATCATAGAGCCTGCTATCGTCAAGAAACAGGTGCTCAAGTCTGCTACAGAAGCTGCAATAATGATCCTGAGAATAGACGACATCATTGCGGCACAGCCTCCAAAGGGTAAGGAGAAAGGTAAAGAGAAAGGAGAAAAAGGAGAATCGGAATTTGACTAGAAATGAGTTGATTGAGTCGTTCTAAAAAAATTTAAATACTCTTTCTCTTGTTTTACCCGTTTATGTCTGGTAATAATGTACTACGACAGAGACAGTTTCAGGTAAAAATCGGCCCACCGTGGCTGACACGTTTTGAAAAAGCTCGAATAGTAGGCATTAGAGCTCTGCAGATTTCGCTGGGTGCACCAGTGCTTATCCCCCTAGAGGGGGTGGAGAATCTGGACTCTATTAGAATAGCAGAAAAAGAGTTAGAAATGGGTGTGTTGCCCATAATAATCGTCAGGTGGACGCCGGAGGGCAGGTTCCAGGAGATACCGATAAAGTATTTAAAGTTGAACCCTCCCTAGCCCTCTCCCTTCAATTCTATTCTTTCGTTCGTAATTATAACTTCGAAGAAATCGCCAATACTCGGCTTTGTAACGAATTTTTCCCACTCGTCCTCGGACAGCATTATAGTCACTCTTGGCACTCTCAATACTCCAGGCGAGGCGCCGGGAAGCATTTTCATGATCTGCGAGATAATTGGTGCTATTTCTCTGCTTATTTCGCTGTCTGTGGATCGGATGAAAATAGGCTCGGGAACTTCCCTTTCCTCCGTCAACTCTATTTTCACCATTCTCTCCCCGAACGGAGCATCAATAGTCTGGATAAGCGTTACTTTTGCTTTGAAGTGAACACTAGTCGAAGACACGAGTACTCAGTATAGCCCTAATTATTAAGCATTTCCGCATAGAAGAAGAGAGGCGCCACCCCTCTCCACTGTAAGTGTAGAGGCAGGGCACAGAGTCAATATGTTGATTAGCTAAGAATAGAAAGAGTTAAGCCCCGGCCGGGATTTGAACCCGGGACCTTCGGCTTTCTCGAACCCCCTGTTACTCTAAGCCTTACAAGGCCGACGCTCCACCAGTCTGAGCTACCGGGGCTGGAGAAAACACAGCACTAGGCATTTATCAGTTTTTCGCTAGAATGCCCCCACCCTGCAGGCACGCCGACTAAACACAGCTAGCCAGTTAAAGTGGGAGAGAATATGGGCCCGCCGGGATTCGAACCCGGGACCTCCGCCGCTCTCAGGCGGCTCAGTATATTAGTCTTGTGAGGGCGACATCCTAACCGCTAGACGACGGGCCCTGCCTCTATACAGAAACTCAAGAATAAAAGCCTTTTTCAGACTGACTGCCGCTCCTCATAGCAGTACTACTCAGACGGCAAGTCATTCATCATCAAATATGCCCTTAATACCCAGCGTTAAAACGCTTTCTAAGGCTTACAGGATGAGTTTGAAATAAGGCTAATGGGCAGGAAACCCAAGAACAAGGTGAGGTTTGTCTCGAGCAGAAAACCATAAACATGCAGGGCTTTATATCGAGGAGCCAGGCGCTTTGCTAGAAAACTTCGCCGAAGAGTTCGGCTTTTGAAAAAATAAAAGAAGAGTGTCATGGCTTCCATCGAACGCGTAGAGCAGAACGTCATAGATCTTCTTTTATGAAAAATAAAAACACGGGCCGGCCGGGATTTGAACCCGGGACCTACGGGTTAAAAGCCTCGACCCACCTAGCAGAGCTAGGCAAACCGTCGCTCTTCCTGGCTGAGCTACCGGCCCGCTGCTTTCTAGCAACTGCAGATTTGGATATTAACTTTTCTCTAATTGGAGCGTATTTCTTTTAAGAGAAAATCAAGGAGGTCTTCTCTATGAACTCTAACTTGCTGTCTTGTGTCGCGGTAGCGTACGGTTACTGTGCTGTCCTGGAGGCTTTGCCCGTCAACAGTCACGCAAAACGGGACACCTATCTCGTCTGCTTTAGCGTAACGCTTTCCAATGCTACCATCATCATCGTAGTAGGCTCTTATATGCTCTCTAATTTCATTGTAGATTTCTCTGGCCAGCCTGTCCAGTCCGTCTCGCTTGACTAACGGGAAGATAGCAACTTTGTAGGGGGCTATCCGCGGTTTAAGACTAAGGTAAATTCTATTTTTCTCTACCGTGAATGCTTCAGTCAAAATAGCAAGTATTATTCTCTCTAGACCAAAAGAAGGCTCAATAACATAGGGGACAATTTTCTCTCCACTGTCTATAATGTGTAGAGGCTCCCCGCTAAACTCCTGGTGCCTCTGCAGGTCGTAGTCACTCCTATTTGAAATCCCCTCTATTTCCTTCCAGCCCATATACGGAAAATAGTACTCAATGTCGAATGTTTGCTTGGCATAGTGTGCTAGCTCTGTTTTCACATGCTCTCTTACTCTTAGCTTCTCCGGTGATAAACCAATACGCCAGAGCCATCTAAGAGACTCTGCAACCCAGTATGCGTGCCACTTGGAGCCTATGAGACCCGTCTCAACAGCATCCTCTATCCTAACTCTCCTGGCTTGCTCGACACCCCTCTCCTGATCCTCTGCAGAGAGGAGACTAATCTCAACATTCTTCACTTCGTCAAAATAGGGGCACTCGTTGAGTTTCTTTGGGTTTACAAAGTACTCGATCTCCATTTGTATAAACTCGCGCAGCCTGAAAAGGAAGTTTCGCGGCGAGATCTCGTTCCTGAAGGCTTTCCCGTACTGGGCCACGCCAAATGGGAGCGTTGCGCCCATGCTGAAAACTATGTTCTTGAAGTTCACAAATATCAGCTGTGCAGTTTCGGGTCTGAGGTAGACCGTGAACGGGACGTCTTTCTTGGGACCTAGGGTCGACGAGAACATTAAGTTGAAAGCCTTTGGGTCGCTGAGCTCTCCACCACAGGCTGGACAGCGGATGTTATTTACGCGGATGAGGTTTTTCAATTCCTCTGGTGTGTACTGGGTTATCTTTATCCCCCTGTCTTCGAGCAGGTGGTCAGCCCTGTACTCAGCTCCACACTTCTGGCACGTCACTATAAAGTCGATAAAGCTATCGACGTGCCCACTAGCCTCCCACACTTTGGGGTGAGTGATTATACTACCGCTAATCCCGTACATGTCCTCCCTTCTTTCTACGAAGTACCACCACCAGTCGTCAAGTACATTCTTCATCAGCTCAACGCCTAGGGGGCCATAATCGTAGAAACCGGCGAGCCCACCATAGATTTTACCTGTCTGGAAGAAGAACCCCCTCCTGGCGCACAACTCGGTAATGTCGTCAAGCGTGACCTCCCTCGGTGCCTGCCCTGAACTCACCACGCCATCCACCTCTAAGCCCTTGAGAGGGGCTGGTAGAAAAAGATTGCTAAAAACATGTCTCCCCTAGCTATACTCTAACCCCATTCGGGAGGATTGTACCCACAGCTAATAATAGGTTCCTAAGGGCATTACTCCCATACGAAATATTTAAAAAGGAGGCTTCAAGGCTTGTTTTTAGTCTAAAAGTGAGTTGTTATGCCTCGTAAATTTAATGTTCTAGAACATGAACTCGTACCGAAGCACATCCTACTCTCGCGGGATGAAGCCAAAAAACTACTCAGAATAATTGGGCTCCGCAAAACTGAACTACCCTGGATCTATTCTACAGATCCTGTCGCTAAAGCTCTGGGAGCTAAACCCGGAGATGTAATAATGGTTATAAGGAAGAGCCCGACTGCAGGTGAGGCTGTAGCTCTACGTCTAGTTGTTCCCGGGTGATCCCGGTGGCGAAAGCAATGTTAAGCCATGAGGATCGCTGGGAGCTCGTGGAAGCATATGTAAAAGAACTTGGGCTAGTGAGGCAACACCTAGACTCCTTCAATATCTTCCTAGAAAGAGGTTTACAGGAGATAGTAAACGAAGCCGGAGGTATAAAACTCGATGCATACGGCGTCGAGATAAGGTTCGGCAAAATCGAGGTGGGCGAGCCAGTCTTCAAGGAAGCTGACGGGTCTGAAATAACATTAACTCCAATGATTGCCCGACTGCGGAATATCACGTATGCTGCACCGCTATACCTAAACATGACGCTGTACGTAGACGGAGAGGAAAGGAAGACAGAGAAAGTTTTCATTGGAATGTTGCCTATCATGGTTCGGAGTAGCAAGTGCGTTCTCTCCCGCATAACCTCTGAGGAGGATTTGATTAAGCTTGGCGAAGACCCCCACGACCCCGGTGGGTACTTCATTATCAACGGCTCTGAGAGAGTTATAGTAATGCAGGAGGATCTATCTGTGAACAGGGTTTTAGTAGACCATGGCGGTGCCAGTAGCTCTGTTACACATACAGCAAAGGTTTTCTCTGTTGCTGCAGGGTATAGAGTGCCGGTCAGCGTTGAGAGAACAAAGGATGGCATGATTTACGTTAGTTTTCCACAAGTCCCTCAAAGGATTCCAGTAGTTGTTCTAATGAGAGCCCTCGGACTTCAAAAAGACAGAGACATTGTATATGCTATAAGTAACAACGAAGAAGTTCAGCGCGAGTTTTTCCCGGTAATACTCGAGCAGTCAAAGATTGCACCAACAGTAGAGGAGGCACTAGACTACATCGGATCACGTGTGGCTATAGGCCAGCCCAAAGATGTGAGGATTGCACGAGCCGAGCAGGTACTGGACGAGAACTTCCTCCCGCATATTGGGCGCACGAAATCTGCACGCCTAGCAAAGGCTTACTTTGTAGGGCAAATGGTTTCCAGACTGCTAGAATTGAAGCTAGGCCTCAGAGAGCCAGATGATAAAGACCATCTTGCTAATAAGCGGTTACGCCATGCTGGAGAGCTCATAGCACAGGTCTTTAGAGCTGCGTTTAGACAGCTTGTACGCGAGATGACGTACTCTCTAGAACGTCACATGACGAAGGGTCGCGAGATAAACTTGATAAGTATTGTTAGGCCGGACATAATTACAGACAAGCTGAAACACGCCCTAGCCACCGGCAATTGGGTTGGCGGGAGGACAGGCGTCAGCCAGATTCTCGACAGAACAAACTACCTCTCGACACTCTCCCATCTGAGGAGAGTCGTGTCGCCTCTCTCTAGAACCCAGCCCCACTTTGAAGCACGTGAACTGCACCCCACGCAGTGGGGCAGGCTATGTCCAGTAGAGTCGCCTGAGGGACAGAACTGTGGCCTTGTAAAGAATTTAGCCCTTCTGGCCACTCTCTCAAACGGCTACGATGAAAAAGAGGTTTATGACCTCTTAGTTTCCCGGCTAAATGTCGTCCCACTGGAGAGAGCCTTGGGTGTAAACGTCAAGGGAGCGCGCGTGTACCTTAACGGGCGGCTAATTGGTTTCGTGGAGGATGGCGATTTACTCGTATCAACCCTGAGGAATCTGAGGAGACAGGGGAGAATTAGTCACGAGATAAATGTGGCGATTTACAAGAGAGGGGATATACAGGAGGTTTATGTGAACTGTGATGCTGGGAGGATTAGGAGGCCGCTTATTGTTGTGGAGAATGGGGAGCCCAAGCTCAGGCCACAGCATATAAGGATGCTTCGCGAAGGTATTTGGACGTGGAGCGACCTGATCCAGAACGGTATTGTAGAATACTTAGATGCAGAAGAAGAGGAGAACGCGTTAATAGCAGATTCCCCAGAAAAGTTAACTCCTAGACATACACACCTCGAAATACACCCTGCAGCCATCCTAGGGGTTATAGCAATGACCATACCATTCATTGAGTACAACCAGTCTCCCAGGAACTCATACCAAGCGGCTATGGCTAAACAGTCTCTCGGGATACCTGCCCTAAACTACAGGCTTCGTATGGATCCTAGAATGCATGTAATGTATTATCCCCAGAAACCACTAGTAAAGACCAAGATTTATGACCTGCTACCAATAGACAACCTGCCCTACGGAACGAACATGGTTGTAGCTGTTCTAACAGGCGGAGGTTATAACATCCAAGACGCTGTGATAATAAACAAGGCAGCTGTAGAGCGCGGGATGACGCGCTCGGTATTCTTCCGCACATACGAGGCTGATGAACGTAGATATCCCGGCGGTATGGAGGATAGGTTTGAGAAACCTAAACCTGAGCAAGAGCTCTTAGACCTTAAACCCATCGAAGCCTACGATGCTCTCGATGAATTGGATGGCATTGCACACGTGGAGAGCGAACTCAAAGGCGGACAGGTGGTAATAGGTAGGACAAGCCCACCGAGATTCTACACCGGAACATATGAGCCTAGAATTCTAACCAAGAGGAAGGACACTTCGATTACTCTGAGGCATGGTGAACGGGGGATAGTAGATCGAGTGTTGATAATGGAGAGCCCTGAGGGCGTGAAGCTCGTGAAAGTAAGAGTAAGGGATTTGAGACCCACTGAGATAGGCGATAAATTCGCTTCGAGGCATGGGCAGAAGGGCGTGGTAGGTCTTCTAGTCTCCCAGGAAGACATGCCCTTCACCGAGGATGGGATTACGCCCGACCTCATAATAAACCCGCATGCTATACCTTCACGGATGACTGTTGGCCAATTACTAGAGACGATAACTGGAAAGGCTGCAGCTCTCTCGGGTAGGCGCATTGATGCAACAGCCTTTGAGGCTCCAAGCCTTGACGAGATACGAGAGATTTTGAGGAGCTATGGTTTCAGGAGCGACGGGAAAGAAGTCCTGTATAATGGAGTAACTGGCGAGAAGTTGGAAGCCGAGATATTTATAGGAGTAGTATTCTACGAGAAGTTACACCACCTAGTAGCAGACAAAATGCATGCGCGTGCACGTGGTAGGGTTCAGATACTAACCAGGCAACCCACAGAGGGTAGAGCCCGTGAAGGTGGTCTTAGGTTTGGTGAAATGGAGAAGGACTGCCTGGTGGGTCATGGAGCCGCACTATTGTTGCGTGAGCGCCTTCTAGAGAGTTCTGACAGGACTACCATATGGGTTTGCGAAAACTGTGGCTTCGTGGGATGGTATGATGCTAGGAGGAATATGCCTGTGTGCCCAGTCTGCGGTGAAAAGGGGAGGCTACACCCAGTTGAAGTTTCATACGCGTTCAAGCTTCTTCTCCAAGAGCTAACGGGTTTAGGGATAGCGGTTCGCCTCATTCTCAAGGATAAAATAACGGCATGAGGTGGTGGTAGATGAGCGCATCTAAAGTTGTGGCTGGAGTAAAATTCGGTATACTATCACCTGACCTAATTAGGAAGCTCGCTGTAATGCGTATTGAAACTTCCGAGTTGTACGACGAGGAGGGTTTTCCGATACCTGGAGGACTAATGGATAGAAGATTGGGGTCGATTGAACCAGGTACAGTATGCCAGACTTGTGGGAACAGAGCCGTCAATTGCCCTGGACACTTCGGCTACATAGAACTAGCCAGGCCAGTTATTCACCCGGAGTTTGCACCGTATATAGCCAGCATTTTAAAGGCTACGTGCAGGCACTGTGGCAGAGTAAAGATACCCCAGGAGAAAATAGAGATTTGGAAGAAGAGAATGAATACTGTTGCAAAACACTGGCCCTCGCTGAGGTATAAGTACGCGCAGGCCGTAATGAAGGAAGCGGCAAAAGCGCAGAAGTGCCCTCACTGCGGTAGAGTCCAGTACAAGATTAAGCTAGAGAAGCCCTACACGTTTTACGAAGAGCGAGAAGGCGGCTTAATCAAACTTACACCTCTGGAAGTAAGAGAACGTCTCGAGAGGATCCCCGACGAAGACCTAGAGATCCTGGGGCTAGACCCAAAGGAAGCGAGACCCGAATGGATGGTCTTAAGAGTCCTACCAGTTGTCCCCCCGTCTGTCAGGCCCTCAATAACTCTTGAGTCGGGAGATAGATCTGAAGACGATCTTACTCACAAGCTTGTAGACATCGTGCGGGTTAACCAGAGGTTAAAGGAGAGCATTGAAACCGGCTCTCCACCCCTAATCATCGAAGATCTCTGGGGACTCCTGCAGTACCACGTTGCAACGTATTTCAACAACGAATTGCCCGCGAACCCCCCAGCTAAGCATAGATCTGGACGCCCGCTAAGGACACTGGCGCAGAGACTGAAGGGGAAGGAGGGCCGCTTTAGAGGCAGTCTAGCGGGCAAGCGCGTAGACTTCTCAGCGAGGACGGTTATATCTCCAGACCCGAACCTCAGTATAAACGAGGTAGGCGTCCCAATAGAGATCGCGAAAATACTCACTGTTCCCGAGAAAGTCACTCCGTGGAACA contains these protein-coding regions:
- a CDS encoding DNA-directed RNA polymerase subunit K, producing MSGNNVLRQRQFQVKIGPPWLTRFEKARIVGIRALQISLGAPVLIPLEGVENLDSIRIAEKELEMGVLPIIIVRWTPEGRFQEIPIKYLKLNPP
- a CDS encoding arcadin 1, with protein sequence MSSTSVHFKAKVTLIQTIDAPFGERMVKIELTEEREVPEPIFIRSTDSEISREIAPIISQIMKMLPGASPGVLRVPRVTIMLSEDEWEKFVTKPSIGDFFEVIITNERIELKGEG
- a CDS encoding DNA-directed RNA polymerase subunit H, whose product is MPRKFNVLEHELVPKHILLSRDEAKKLLRIIGLRKTELPWIYSTDPVAKALGAKPGDVIMVIRKSPTAGEAVALRLVVPG
- a CDS encoding glycine--tRNA ligase, with amino-acid sequence MVSSGQAPREVTLDDITELCARRGFFFQTGKIYGGLAGFYDYGPLGVELMKNVLDDWWWYFVERREDMYGISGSIITHPKVWEASGHVDSFIDFIVTCQKCGAEYRADHLLEDRGIKITQYTPEELKNLIRVNNIRCPACGGELSDPKAFNLMFSSTLGPKKDVPFTVYLRPETAQLIFVNFKNIVFSMGATLPFGVAQYGKAFRNEISPRNFLFRLREFIQMEIEYFVNPKKLNECPYFDEVKNVEISLLSAEDQERGVEQARRVRIEDAVETGLIGSKWHAYWVAESLRWLWRIGLSPEKLRVREHVKTELAHYAKQTFDIEYYFPYMGWKEIEGISNRSDYDLQRHQEFSGEPLHIIDSGEKIVPYVIEPSFGLERIILAILTEAFTVEKNRIYLSLKPRIAPYKVAIFPLVKRDGLDRLAREIYNEIREHIRAYYDDDGSIGKRYAKADEIGVPFCVTVDGQSLQDSTVTVRYRDTRQQVRVHREDLLDFLLKEIRSN
- a CDS encoding DNA-directed RNA polymerase subunit B, with the protein product MLSHEDRWELVEAYVKELGLVRQHLDSFNIFLERGLQEIVNEAGGIKLDAYGVEIRFGKIEVGEPVFKEADGSEITLTPMIARLRNITYAAPLYLNMTLYVDGEERKTEKVFIGMLPIMVRSSKCVLSRITSEEDLIKLGEDPHDPGGYFIINGSERVIVMQEDLSVNRVLVDHGGASSSVTHTAKVFSVAAGYRVPVSVERTKDGMIYVSFPQVPQRIPVVVLMRALGLQKDRDIVYAISNNEEVQREFFPVILEQSKIAPTVEEALDYIGSRVAIGQPKDVRIARAEQVLDENFLPHIGRTKSARLAKAYFVGQMVSRLLELKLGLREPDDKDHLANKRLRHAGELIAQVFRAAFRQLVREMTYSLERHMTKGREINLISIVRPDIITDKLKHALATGNWVGGRTGVSQILDRTNYLSTLSHLRRVVSPLSRTQPHFEARELHPTQWGRLCPVESPEGQNCGLVKNLALLATLSNGYDEKEVYDLLVSRLNVVPLERALGVNVKGARVYLNGRLIGFVEDGDLLVSTLRNLRRQGRISHEINVAIYKRGDIQEVYVNCDAGRIRRPLIVVENGEPKLRPQHIRMLREGIWTWSDLIQNGIVEYLDAEEEENALIADSPEKLTPRHTHLEIHPAAILGVIAMTIPFIEYNQSPRNSYQAAMAKQSLGIPALNYRLRMDPRMHVMYYPQKPLVKTKIYDLLPIDNLPYGTNMVVAVLTGGGYNIQDAVIINKAAVERGMTRSVFFRTYEADERRYPGGMEDRFEKPKPEQELLDLKPIEAYDALDELDGIAHVESELKGGQVVIGRTSPPRFYTGTYEPRILTKRKDTSITLRHGERGIVDRVLIMESPEGVKLVKVRVRDLRPTEIGDKFASRHGQKGVVGLLVSQEDMPFTEDGITPDLIINPHAIPSRMTVGQLLETITGKAAALSGRRIDATAFEAPSLDEIREILRSYGFRSDGKEVLYNGVTGEKLEAEIFIGVVFYEKLHHLVADKMHARARGRVQILTRQPTEGRAREGGLRFGEMEKDCLVGHGAALLLRERLLESSDRTTIWVCENCGFVGWYDARRNMPVCPVCGEKGRLHPVEVSYAFKLLLQELTGLGIAVRLILKDKITA